From the genome of Medicago truncatula cultivar Jemalong A17 chromosome 2, MtrunA17r5.0-ANR, whole genome shotgun sequence:
ATGACACGTCTGCGAAGAAGATGGATTCCAAACATAAGCTAATTCATATTTCAGATGATCTTTCCTGTCATGTCATTTGAATAAATCCTCTTCAGTAAAATTGCAATGTTTTTGCCTATTGGCAACGGTATCACCAAGAATCAACTACACACAAAGCTGTATTTTTAATGTCACAATAATAAGAAACATAATAACCAAAATTTCAAGTACCTGATAAATTATCTGTTGAGAGTCCTGCTTTGCATTGCATGAGATACGacctaaaaatatatttataagcgACAAGTTACATGGTTGAGTCATGACCAACTCGAATTCTAAATAGATACGACATTTTCTCATCTAGATTCTTACCCTTTTTACTTCTGATCATGGTTTGTCACTGGAGAAACTTTGCTGAGATAACTTCACATACCACCAATTTTTCTTCTTACATATTCAACTATTACCAGCCACTCACATTAAATACTAAAGTTAGAAATAAGCACCATGTTTTGTTTGTGTGCTCCTTTTCTCTTCATTGTTCTGTTCAAGTACTTCATTGATTGAATCCTTAATTCAAACCCCAGTAGTTACTTCAAACATCTGATTCCATGGACTgaccttaaaataaaatgtttcatATCAATTTTCTATTAATGTTCAatccaatgttttaaaaaccgaACTAGACACTGAATCAACGAGACCTCCAAATCATAGCTCGACTTGTTGAAAGGTCTAGttcagttttttaaaatattgtttcatTCTTTAAGAAATTTTTGAACATGTACTCACATAATGATCATTTAAAAGGAATGATCAAACAAAGAATGGAAAAGACCATCATATGAACTAGTTTCAAGtatgaaaaagaatatagagtGAAAGTGCATGTGTGTATGCAATATGCATATTGAgaacctatgaagcacatacaCAAACACGAACACTAGACACGAcacggataataatttgagaaaatgacataattcaatgtaactATAGGTGTTGTGTCGGTGTCAGTGTCGGACACCCAGGCGTATCCGACACCAGGACAACCCTAATCCAAGGAGTACTTGTGCTTCATAGTTGAGATTTCTAGTACAGTAGTGTTTAAAATGAAGGATTTGATTTTGCGGTGTGACTAGAACAGAACAGTGAAGAGTAGAGTAGCAAACATGCAAAACAAGGTGTTAAATTTCATGTACACATAAAGTGAATGGCTTGTAATAGGTAACTATGTGAAAGAAGATTATGAGTGAGACAAAAAACAAGTTGAACAAGTTgagatatatttatagagagaaTGAAAGTGAAAGTACATGACAGTAAGAAGAGAAGGGAAATTGAGGAGAAACTCTCTGTTACAGCTCAATTTCCATCCATCACACGGTATCTCCTTCCAGCTCATAACTTATTGTCATTAATGTACTTATGATGATTCAGCTTCTCTAATGGTCAGTCAATTTGGTAAACAAAATTGTACTTTCATTGTTTATCTATATTTAATACTtctcaaatttaatattatactccctccgccTCAAATTGTATGaagttttggtcatttcacacgtattaagaaatgtaattaatattgtgtggggaagagaaattatcagttgttttacaaaattatccttaataaatggtatggaaacgataaatgatataattgaaagaagagggagtaattaatacttaaggatataataggaaaagtaacattaatatttcattggtattgtaaagcgacatataatttggaagaaaaaaaaaatccaaagcaacatacaatttgggacgaaATGAGTAATATAAAATTTAGAGTAAAGATTCAATTTGGTCTCTCGTGACTCAATTCAATCATTTACAAAAATTATACTCAAATTAATTTCGTACAGAGAGACAAATTAGTCTCTCTCTTGATTTTTGATAGAAAAACTAATTTGTCCActtataaaaatgtcaaaagacTATTTTTTTTCGTATCGTGAGAAAATTGTAAAGGAGGTATTTATTCTAAAATGTAAAAATTCTATTAGTATCAATATCATGCTGACCAAACCAATGTGAAGTAGTTTGAGTTACGTAACTATTTCCTCCGACCttaataataagcaagaatttactttcacatttattatttaattaaggaTTATAgttcaatatttatatatttctgATTTCAAGTAAAAAAGAAGTAAATTTATCGACTTATAATGGTCTTCATCACAACATTTAGTACTTTATTTAGGATATGTTTGACACAatgacattatatatatatatatatatatatatatatatatatatatatatatatatatatatatatatatatatatatatatatatatatatatatatatatatttgtcgGAGAAGTGTACATGTAGATATAATTGATAATAAAGTTTACTATTTTCTCTAGATAATTTTTAGATGTACCTCAATACCGCAAAATAAATAGTTGTACAgaacatattttatataaaaagagagagatgtattatatttttaattattataagtaACTTACTAAATCATTGTATCTTAATATTTGGTATAGCTAGAACATAAAAAATCCTTATATTCCTACCAACTTCCATCAAATTTAGCCTTCAACTTCTTCACTTGAGAGAGATCTAGCAAAGTAGTTTGTGAAACTAAACCAGAAGGCAATTTATTGCCAAACAAAAGAACATCAAGTATATGAGTAGTAGGATTTTCGCTACTAAAAGCACCAAAAGCAGTAGCTTTTCCCTTACCAGAATTAACCGCAAAATGCAACATTCCTTgtggaaaaacaaaaacatcacccGGTTTCAAAACTTTGGAATAAAATGAAGTAGGTGTCAAAAATCCAGCTGTAATTTCACCTTTAACTACTGACAATAATTCAGTTGCATCAGGATGAGTATGCATAGGAGCTAACCCGCCTTGGTCTAGGTCTATCCGCAACGCAGAGATTCCAAGTCCATTAAGGGCTGGAAAATTGGTGACAGTTGCAGTAGCGACtccaattttgaaagagttgttGGTGTTTCCAGCTACGAGGCCATGAAAGCTAAAATCATCTGATGTGACGCTTGTAAGTGGTTTGCAGGCATAGCCTGAAGGAGTGTTTGGAGCCTTTAAATCCGCAACACAAAAATCACTGATAGAAGCATACGAAACAGTGAATGAGAAAACAATGAAAAGGAAAAGTATATGAGTAATTTTCATCTTATTATTGGATGATGATTACAAATTATTGAATTTGGTATGAGGTAATGTTAGAACTGGTATATATTTATAGAGGTAGGAAAgggagaaaatataaaataaatcattcgGTCATAATTCccatatattttatattctaaatcTAAATCAAATCCAttgatcaaaaaaataattttaaatcaaattcttGGTCAAATAAACAAAGTCTAAAATCCTATCATGTTGACCAACATTTTTTGGGTACAATATAGCTTTTTTCG
Proteins encoded in this window:
- the LOC25487140 gene encoding auxin-binding protein ABP19a codes for the protein MKITHILFLFIVFSFTVSYASISDFCVADLKAPNTPSGYACKPLTSVTSDDFSFHGLVAGNTNNSFKIGVATATVTNFPALNGLGISALRIDLDQGGLAPMHTHPDATELLSVVKGEITAGFLTPTSFYSKVLKPGDVFVFPQGMLHFAVNSGKGKATAFGAFSSENPTTHILDVLLFGNKLPSGLVSQTTLLDLSQVKKLKAKFDGSW